From the Ignavibacteria bacterium genome, the window AGCGGGTCAAGGATCCGTGAGGTGGAATCGAGTGGATCCACAGCTGGATAGATACCAAGCTCTGCGATCTGACGGCTGAGAACCGTAGTAGCATCAAGGTGGCTGAAGGTGTTGGCAGGTGCTGGGTCAGTAAGGTCATCAGCAGGAACGTACACAGCTTGCACAGACGTGATGGAACCGCGATCCGTTGAGGCGATACGTTCTTGGAGGGCGCCCATTTCCGTTGCCAACGTTGGCTGGTAACCTACGGCAGAAGGCATACGACCGAGAAGGGCCGATACTTCAGAACCGGCCTGTGTGAAGCGGAAGATGTTGTCAACGAAGAGAAGAACGTCCCGACCTTCTTCGTCACGGAAGTACTCGGCCATTGTAAGTGCCGTAAGAGCAACACGAGCACGAGCTCCCGGTGGTTCGTTCATCTGACCGAATACAAGTGCTGTCTTGTCGATAACGCCGGACTCTGTCATTTCGAGGTAAAGGTCATTTCCTTCACGAGTACGCTCACCAACACCGGCAAACACGGAGTAACCGCCGTGCTGCTTTGCGATGTTGTGAATGAGCTCCTGGATGATAACGGTCTTGCCAACACCCGCACCACCGAAGAGACCTGTTTTGCCACCCTTTGTGAACGGCTCAATGAGGTCGATCACCTTGATGCCTGTTTCGAACATCTCCTTCTGTGTTGAGAGCGTTGCGAAATTCGGAGCAGAACGGTGAATGGACCAACGTTTTTCGCTTGCGATCGGGCCCTTGTTGTCGATCCCATCACCGATCACATTGATCAATCTTCCTAGAACGCCTGGTCCTACCGGAACGGAGATCGGTGCGCCTGTGTCAACGACTTCCATTCCGCGGACAAGGCCGTCAGTGGAGTCGATGGAGATCGCACGAACGCGATCTTCACCAAGGTGCTGCTGCACTTCACAGACGAGGACCTCTGCCTTGCCTGTTTCGATCGATGTACGATCGACCGTGAGTGCGTTAAGTACGGCTGGAATATGGCCATCGCCGAATTCGACGTCGATGACTGGTCCGATGACCTGAACGATACGACCCTTGTTCATGATGTTCTCGTTGAAGGGGGCTTGGGAGGATGTAATCAATAAAGTCTATAAAAATAAGGACATCGTTTGAATCGTCGGTAGAAAACTCCGCTGAGTTCTCCACAGCCCCCTAAATTCATACCCATGAAGCAGCCTCTTTGTGGCTTGTTGGTGCTCTTTAGCCTCGTGACTTTGGCGCGTGCTGACGGGCCGGACAGATCGACATGCCCGGAATCTCTCGCATGGTTGGTGGATCAAGTAGAGTGGGTGGTGCCAAGCGCTGGTCCCAAAGATGCCCTTCGTTCAAGAAGGCTTGTGGTGATTCATATGCGCGAGTATGGCAACTCTAGGGAGGTTGCCAACGCCGTCATGGTATGGCAGGCAAAGTCTCCCTCACCCAATGTGGAGGTTCTGTGCGTCTGGAGTTCGATCAGCGGTATGGAGCTTACCCGTCAGATCACCACGCTTCCAGGGTCGTGGAGCCACGTCCGGGATTACCAACACATTCCCGGTCTCCTCTGGTCACTACCTACCGGCCCCGCCATCGTGGCCGCCTACAACGAATCTGGCGTCAATGTGTGGCACGTGGAGGCCGACTCAACGATCGGTTACGTGATCGACCGTTGGGTAGAACAAGGTATCGTCCCCCCGGATCCATCTTTGCCGATAAACACCGTCGATGTTCGTCGGTGTTCCATGGAGCTACGTGCGTCATCCCCTGGATCAGGAGGTGCAGTAGCTGGAGGAGCTGATAAGGGAAAGCGGTGCTGGGTGCGGCGCGCGAACGGATCTTCAGTCCTGCGTGCCGTGATCGAATTCTTGCAGCCTGAGGCCGAGGTGACGAATGTGGCGCATGCAGAGAGTACTGACACGCTGTATGATCTCGACCTTGTAGTTCCAGCAACGATGGACCGGGCAAGGATCTGCGACTCGCTCGTGAACGTTCTGTCCTCGCGGTTTGGTCTGATCGCCGTGCACGAGGAAGTCTCCTACGTTCGACCGATCCTGAACGTAACCGATAGTGCCCTCTTGAGTTCACATACAAACCCAGGAACTTCGTGTCTCACCATCGGTGAGGTCGTTCGTATGTGGTCCCGCCGTTACAATGAGCGCGTAGCGGTGTTCTACACGTGGATGGATACGGCTACCATCGATATCCCCATTCGATGGGATCGAAGCGATTCAACGAATCAAGACCTCGCTCGTGCTGGACTGTCTGTTGTGAATAGGTGGCGCACTACACAACAATGGGTGATCCGTCCTCGCGGTGTACCGGAGTCCGAGGTTGTGTACCTGCTTGGTCGAACGTATGCCATGCCAACCATTAGTGCGTTGGTCCATCATGTCGATGGGCGCACGTGGTATGGGATGGAAGCGGGCATCATTTCCGGGAGCCTCAACTCGGGACACGGATTCTACGGCATCATGGGGTATCGGGTATGTGCTGAATACCAACATGCCGATCGGGGGATAGGGGGCTTCTCGATTGGCCTGGACATGAGCAGCTTCTTCGTGCTTCGAATGCGCTGTGGGATGTACACGGACTTTGAGGACCTGCTGTGGGTGAGTGTGATTCCGGAGATCGGTCTTGGGTATGTTGGCCGAGTTGCTCTCACCGTGGGAGGCACCATTCCCATAATTGGCATGCCAGCCGTCCCGGCATCTGTGCGTGTCTCCGCTACCTACAACTTTCTGCCGGCTGGTGCACGATGAGGGACCATGCTGGTTCACACGCCTACAAGCCCAATTCTGTGGTATTTTTGTTGGCTGTAATCGTAACCCCGTAACCCCGTAACCCCGTAACCCCGTAACCCCTATGACCTACATCGTCTCTGCCGCCCGCACCCCTATCGGATCTCTTCTTGGATCTCTGAGCGACCTCAGTGCACCGCAACTCGGTGCCATCGCTATCAAGGCCGCCGTTGAACGGGCAAAGATCAGCCCTGACGTCATCAGCGAGGTGATCATGGGCAATGTTCTCACAGGCGGTGTTGGCCAAGCGCCGGCGCGCCAGGCAACAATCTTCTCTGGTCTTCCAAAGTCCGTTCCTGCTATGACCATTAATAAGGTCTGTGGTTCGGGTCTGAAGGCAGTGATGTTGGGCGACCAAGCCATTCGTTGCGGAGATGCTCAGATCGTGGTCGCCGGCGGACAGGAATCCATGACCAATGCTCCTCATGCAATGCTCGATTCGCGTAAGGGCGTCAAATTCGGCAACGCCCGCATGGTGGACCTGATGCAATGGGATGGTCTGTGGGATGTGTACAATCAAACCGGAATGGGAGACGCCGCAGAGCTTTGTGCCTCGGAATGTAACCTCAGCCGTGATATGCAGGATGAATACACGATCGAATCGTATCAGCGAGCACAGGAAGCACAGAAGAATGGTTGGTTCTCGGATGAGATCGTTCCGGTCACGGTTACCGGACGTAAGGGTGACGTGATCGTTGATACCGACGAAGAGCCGATGAAGGTGAACTTCGACAAGCTCAAAACACTCAAGCCGGCCTTCAAGAAAGACGGTACAGTAACAGCCGCCAGTTCATCGTCGATCAATGACGGTGCAGCAGCAATTGTTCTCGCATCTGAAGCAGCTCTTACCGTACACGACTGCGAGCCGATGGCACGCATCATCGCTCAAGCATCCTTCGCTCAGGATCCGATGTGGTTCACCACGTCACCAGTGGAAGCGATCAAGAACGTTGTTGCTAAGGCTGGTCTCAAGCTCGATGATATCGACCTCTTTGAGATCAACGAAGCTTTCGCTGTTGTTGCTCTTGTCGCGAAACAGCAACTCGGTATCCCACGCGAAAAGATCAACGTGCAGGGCGGCGCCGTTGCCCTTGGTCACCCGATCGGCGCCAGCGGCGCTCGTATCCTTACCACGCTGCTGTATTCACTGAAGCGTCAGGGTAAGAAGTACGGTCTTGCAACCTTGTGCATCGGCGGCGGAGAAGCCTCAGCCGTTGTGGTGGAGATGGTGTAAGAGAAGAGGCGAAGAGGCGAAGAGGCGAAGAGGCGAAGAGGCGAAGGGGCGAAGGGGCGAAGGGGCGAAGAGGCGATCTAACAAATAAAAATCAATGAGGAACAATGAAGACGATTACGTTGATCGAAGGTGATGGGATTGGTCCAGAGATCTGTGAGAGTGTTGTGGCGGTCTTTGCTGCAGCTAAGGTTCCGGTGACATGGGAAAAGGCCATCGCAGGCTTGGAGGCGATCGAGAAGTTCGGGAATGGTGTGCCCCCTGAAACATTTGATAGTATCACAAAGAACAAGATCGCGCTGAAGGGGCCTACAACAACGCCGGTGGGTGGTGGTCATAAGAGCGTGAACGTCACCATCCGCAAGGGACTTGAGCTCTATGCGAATGTCCGTCTGGCGAAGTCCATGCCTGCTGTAGAGACGCGCTTCGACGGAGTGGACATCCTCATCATTCGTGAGAATGTTGAGGACCTCTATGCGGGGATCGAACAGTTCCAAACGCCCAACGTGGCGCAGTGCCTGAAGCTCATTACACGTCAAGGCTCCATGGCTGTGATACGCTATGCCTTCGAAGAGGCACGCAAGCTCGGCCGCAAGAAGGTTACCTGCGTACACAAGGCGAACATCATGAAGATCACGGACGGACTCTTCCTCGAAGTGTTCCGTCAGGTGGCTGCCGAGTACACAGATATTGAAGCCAACGACATCATCGTTGACAACTGCTGTATGCAACTGGTGTCGCGTCCGGAACAGTTTGACGTGCTCGTTCTTCCAAATCTCTACGGCGATATCGTCTCCGACCTTTGTGCTGGTATCGTGGGTGGCCTTGGTGTTGCTCCTGGTGGTAACATCGGAAGGAATTGCGCGGTGTTCGAAGCCGTTCATGGATCGGCACCGGATATCGCAGGGAAGGGGCTTGCCAATCCAACAGCTATTCTTCTCTCGGGTGTTCAAATGCTCCAATACATGGGCCATATCGGACACGCAGAGATGATCCAAGATGCTCTCACCGCAACCTTGGCCGCAGGGGTCAAGACTCGTGACCTTGGTGGTTCAGCATCGACAAAAGAATTCACAGATGCTGTGATCGCCAGGCTACATCCGAACCATGACGTGGATATCACGCCGGTTGCCACTGTGACCCCGGCCTTCCATGCTCCTGAGGTGATCAATGAAGAGTGGACGTTGCGCGGTGCCGATGTATTCGTTGAGCATCGAGGCGGTCTTCCTGCTATGCCAGAGTCTGTTGGTCCATTTACACTTCGTATGCTCTCCAATCGTGGAACAAAGGTGTGGCCCGGACCTACTCCGGATATTCTGCTCGTAGATCAGTTCCGGTGTCGCTACATGGCAGACGGTTCCGTTACTCGCACGGACGTTATTGAGTTGCTCAACGAGGTAACAAGTAAGGGTAAGATGTGGTGCCATGTGGAACTTCTCCATGATGCCTCGGGTCAGGCTAGATATTCTAAAGCGCAGGGTGAATGACCGACGTACCAACGACATCTGAAGAGACCGCAGTTCGTCGCCCATGGTGGCGTCGAGCTGCGGTCTTTACGTTTCGTTGGATCTACCGTTTAACCGGTACCGCCATCATTCTTGCCGGCCTCATCGTCCTGATCGCGCAGACAGACATGGCCCGGTCATTCATGAGAAAGCAGGTCTTGGATCTGCTGAATGGTCAGCTTGAAGGGAAGGTTGCCTGTGATGATGTCCATCTCGACATCTTCCGCGGTCTTGTCCTAGAACATCCACAGTTGTACGCTAACGGGACAACGGTCCTCGAAGCTGATCGACTCTCAGTAGCCTACGATCTCGCGGCATTGTTCGGTAGAACGTTGGCCGTTAATCGAGTAGAACTCATCCGTCCACGCATCGCTGTCATCCAAAGCAAGGACAGCGTCTGGAATGTATCGCGCATCGCAAAGCCGTCCGCCGACACAACTACATCGCCCCCTCCCAACCTTTCGATTCGAGTACGGGGCATCTCGATCACAGAAGGGTCGGTGATCATAGATGACCGCACCACGCAACGGGGTGATGGATCTGTGTTCGATCCGCTGCATCTCTCCTTGAGGGCATTTGAACTTCGTGCAGCTGTTCGGCTTGCACTGATGGATCGCGATTATACAATTGCGATCAACCACCTGTCGTTCTATGACGAGTTCATCCGTACTATCGACGTGCGTGAGATGACGATGACTGCACGGATCACGCCCAAGAGTATGGATCTGCAGACGTTGGCGCTGAAGCTTGTGCGTACGGAGTTGGTGCTGCGTGCTCGTATTGATGGTCACGATGTTTTGCGCGATGGGATCAATGACTCGATCCTTGCTCTCCATCCTATCGTTGGATCGATCGAGGCAGACCGTGTCTATGGTCCTGATGTACACTTCGTTGTGCCCGATGTAGACATTCTCGATTCGTATGGCCTAAAGGCTAATGCCGTGTTCGCCGGAGCGAACTTCAACATCGATGATATTGACCTTCGTGCAGGAGACGGCCACGTGAAAGGGTCTGTTCATCTCACGGCCCTTGATGATCCGGATCACCTCGGCGTAGACATCAATGTGCACGAGTCACATGCCCGATATGCCGATGTTCGGCGCAGACTTCGTTTCGTACCACTTCCTGAGTTGACATTCCTAGGTACAACAACCATCGAGCGAGTTCATCTTCGCGGACACCCTGCAGATTCCCTCTGGTTCGAAGTTCATGGGGCGGATAGACCCGGCCGTGTTGACGGAGAGATGAAACTCTTCCTCGCCACGAAGAGACTTGGCTATGAAGTGGACATGGCGATCAAGCAAGGAGACCTCTCTGTTTTTGGAGACTCTTCTGTTGCAACGATGCTTAATGGTAGAGTTCTGCTCAATGGTAGGGGTGTAACGCTGCAGGATCTTGAGGGGGCGTATCAGATCGAGCTCGACAGGAGTATTGTGGCTCATCGTCCTGTCCGTCGTGCCCGACTCATGCTCCAAGCCAATGGAGCTGGCGAGTTACGTGTTGATACGTTGTTCGCAGACCTCACTCCGTTCCGTCTCGACAGCATAGATGAATATGCGCTCACACCAGATGATCGATTGGTTGGGTACAGCGGGGTGATCGATGTTGCTGATGCAAGCCATCCTCGATACAATGGACATCTTGAATTCTCTGCCATCAATCTTGCCTCGCTCCTCGAATCAACATCCTTGCCAACACGCTTCACGGGAAGGGTGGACATTGATGCAGAAGGGATCGAACTCGACAGTCTCATTGGCAATGTCAATGCTGAGATCGATGAATTCTCACTCGATGACCGGGCGCTCCTTCCTTTTTCAGTTCGCGCGTCGATCACCAAGACAGGGGAGAGTAAGAAGGTCACAATTGAAGCTCCGTTTATGTCGGGTGAAGTACATGGGACCTTTCAACCGTCGAACCTGATCAGTGCTTTTGGAACCGCCGTTGATAACACGTTCGATGCCGTGAAGCAACGCATTCGGTACTTCTATCCAAGCTCTGGATATGTTGAACATCTTGGGTCGCCGGTGAAGCCATTGGAGGCAACATTCAACATTATTCTTCGAGATGCCTCCCCGCTGAATGTCCTGATGGATAGTGTTACGTTGTCCGCATCTGCCCGAGTTCGTGGACGGATCATGTGTTCAGTTGACAGTATGTTCCTCGACGTCGACACACTGGATGTTGAAGACCTGATCATACAGACAGACTCAACGCGTGTAGTGAGTGACAAGGTTCACCTCTCAACCACAACCCGTCTTGCCGATGTAGCAACATCGCCTCGATTGATCGAACTCACGGTGAAAGGGCGCATCGATTCGATGCTGACCGTGAATTCTATCCGCATTAAGAAGCCGATCATCGACATGTCTGCTCGAGGAGATTCGATTCGACTGCGCGGTAGAGCAGAAGTGAATGAGATCACCGCAGGTGTTGGTCTCTACGGTCAGTTCTACGCCGATTCAGCCAATCTCACGGTCGACTCTCTTCATGCGATCGTTGACGCAGCACGTGGCCTGGAGTGGCGTTCCTTGCATGCTTCTGGGATAACGTTGCATGAAGGCAACTTCCGCGTTAGTGATCTCGCCGTTCAGCGACAAGACGCAGAAGTAGTCGTTGCGAATGGTCGGTTCTCTCTTGAGCGTTTTGAAAACCTAACAGTAGTTGTTCAGAACTTCAACCTCGCCAGCATTCCGCGTTTCGTAGACCTTTCAGACGGTCATCCCGTACGACTTGTCGATGGTATGGTTCGAGAGCTTACAGCCCGGATAAATGGTCCATGGGAGGCGCCAGTGATGGATCTCGAGATCGATGCCATCGGCGTTCGATACAACGGCGAACTCATTGGTACACTCGCCACCGCGCTCCATCACGAGAATCGTGATGTAACAGGCTTCCTTACGATCTCCAATCCGGCACTCAAAACCGAGACGAAGACCCTTGATCTTGTTGTGAAACATCTGCCCCTTGACCTCGGACTTCGCGATGTGAAGGAGAGACTTGTTGACCAACGTCCGATCGATATCGAGATGCGTGCTAATAAACTCGCTTTGGCCACCATCGAGCCCTTTCTTCCGGCCATCGAACGACTACAAGGAGTGGCCGATGGCATCATCACTGTGAAGGGAACAACTCCGGATAAGATCGACCTTGGCGGAAACGCCCGCTTCAAGAATGCCAGCTTCTTGTCGTCCGCTACGAATATCATCTACAACGCGGACGGAGTACTTCATCTCGAAGGTTCGAACCTTCACCTTGATACAGTGATCGTCCGGAACCTGGACCGCGACAGAAAGAACGGCATTGCCTATGCAAAGGGGCTCGTGGTTTTCAATGGCCTAGCTGTGGAAAGTCTCGATTTCACTCTTCGTTCACCTGGTGTGATGGTGATGAATAAGGCCTCACAGGCCAGAAGTCCGAAGATCTTTGGAGATATCATCATTGCTACAGGCAAGAAGCCGATCCATTTTTATGGTAAGCTTGATGCGCCCGTTCTTGAAGGCGATATCAACGTTCTCTACACGGATATCATCTTTCCGCAAGAAAGGTCTTCCACGAGGCAACGATATACAGCGTTTGAGTATAACCGCGCCACAGATACCAATAAGCGCTTCAACTCAGTGTTGGATCAAGCGCGGAAGGAACGTATAGCGTCGGACTCATCGTTGGACAAGAGCGGACGTCACCCTGTTGCCGACGCTATCGAGAACATCGTGAAGAGCACAACGGCATCGTTCGTTGATATCCTTCGTTATGATCTCGACATCTACCTCAAGGGTCGCACACTCATGACCATGGTCTTTGGAATGTTTGAGATCCTCATTGCAGACCTCGAACAGGTAGACCAGAAGATCCCATTGAACTTTACCGGACGTTTTGTTGACGGCTCAACGAATCTTCGCGGAAAGGTTCGCGTGAAGGACGGTACATCCACGTACAAATTCTATAAGCCATTTGTGGCAAGTGGAACCTTGGACTTCACATCGGGCGGGATGACGGATCCAACTTTGGATCTCAAGGCCGTATACAAGGACCGGAGAACATTGGAAAGTGGCAAGACAGAAGACTTCCGCGTTGAGATTGCCATCACGGGAACCAAACAAAAGCCTATAGCTCGTTGGTCGGTTTACCGTAGTGACCGTAAGCAAGAGGGAGACTCTGCGAAGATCACGGGCGATGCCTTGATGCTCATCCTCGTAGGGAAGACCCAGGACGAGCTCACTTCAAGTGGTCAAGGCAACTTGGTCGGTGAAGTGAACGCTGCATTTTCTGCCGCAGCAACAAGCGCCCTCGGTGATCTTCTAAGCGGAATAGGGGGCATTGTACAAAGTACCCAGATCGATATCGGTTCCGGATATCTCGCAGGCCCGCCTCACGGTTTCAGGTCAGCTCTTCAGCGATGTGAGCTATCGCCTCACAGGTCAGATCAGCGACTTTGCCGGGAACAGTACCATCACGATCTCGTTGCCGTTCACGGTCCTCTCAGACGCAGACGCCATGCGATACTTCATGCTCGATGTATCCCGCTCAGTGAACACCACGGGCAACATCACTCGATATCAGCGCCTCTGGGAAGTAAAGCTGGGTGCGCGACTGCCGTAGTTAGAGTGCTAGAATGTTAGTCTGCTAGATTGTTAGAATGCTAGATTGTTAGAGTGCTAGAGTGCTAGAGTGCTAGATTAACTCTAACAATCTAACACTCTAACACTCTAACAATCTAACTGACTTCCTTCATCAGCTCACGAGCGATCACAATGTGTTGGATCTCACTCGTGCCTTCATAGATCTCCGTGATCTTGGCATCTCGGAGGTAGCGTTCAACGAGGTACTCACGAACGTAGCCATAGCCGCCGTGGACCTGAATGGCTTCAAGAGCATTGTACACTGCGGTCTGTGAGGCCATGAGTTTTGCCTGTGCGGCGGCCTTGATGTAGTTCTGGTGCTGATCCTTCATGTAGGCGGCGCGATAGACAAGCATGCGTGATGCTTCAAGTCGTGTTGCCATGTCTGCAAGCTTCAGCTGGATCGCTTGGAGGTCGGCGATCGGCTTGCCGAATGCTTTACGCTGTGTTGAATAGAGCAATGCTGCGTCGAATGACCCCTTTGCAATGCCGAGTGCTTGCGCTGCGATACCGATACGACCCCCATTGAGGGACTCCATTGCGATCTTAAAGCCCTGTCCTACTTCTCCTAGTACTTGTTCATCCGGAACGAAGACATTGGTAAGCCCAATGGAGCAGGTATCGCTCGAACGAATACCAAGTTTGTCTTCCTTGAGACCTGGCTCAAATCCTGGGGTGTCGCGCGGGATAATGAAGCAGGAGATCCCGCGATGACGCAGCTCACGATTGGTCTGCGCCATGACGAGGTAGGTGCCTGCCGTAGTTCCGTTGGTGATCCAATTCTTTGTGCCATTGAGAACCCAGCCACCATCGACTTTTTCAGCCGACGTATGCTGAGAAGTTGCATCCGAGCCGGCTTCCGGTTCGGAGAGGCAGAATGCTCCGTGAACTTGACCTGTTGCTAGGGGGCGAAGCCACTTCTCTTTTTGGGCATCGGAACCGTAGGTCTCAAGTCCCCAGCAAACAAGAGAGTTGTTCACCGACATGACAACACCCACGGACGCGTCCACGGCTGATATCTCTTCCATGGCCAAGACGTAGCTGAAGGCATCTAGTCCAGATCCGCCCCATTCAGGAGAGACCATCATTCCAAGAAAGCCCAGTTCGCCAAGCTTCTTCACGATCTCCGTTGGGAACACTCCGTTTTTGTCACGCTCAATGGACGTTGGAGCAACCTCATCACGCGCAAACTGGCGCGCTGTGTCGCGGATCATTTCGTGGGTCTCTGTGAGCTGGAGCGTGAACATGCTAAAAGCCTTGCGTGTAAATATCGTGAGAAGACAAAATTACGAAACACCGCTGAGTAGCCGAGAGTTCACGTGTTTTTTCAAACCTTAGCGATACTTCCAAGGATAACTGCTCGGCTCGCTCCGGTCACTCTTGGGAGATTGCCGGTTTGGTCATTGAGGGTCAACCACCCCAGATAGGCAAAGGCCATTGCCTCCTTTGCATCCCAATGCTCATGAACAGCGATCGTGACCTTCATACCGTTCGCCTCCACCAACGTTCCGATTCGTTCCAAGAGATAGGAGTTCTGCGAGCCCCCTCCTGATACGATGATCTCCGTTGTTAATGGTGCATACCGCTTAACATGATCAGCAACAGACCATGCGGTTACCTCGGTCATTGTGGTAACAACATCCTCTAAGGGGCTTGAGGGGTGAGAGTATTTTGTGATGAGTCGACGTGCCTCTGCCTCCGAGAACAACTCCCGTCCGGTGGATTTAGGCGGGTCTTGCGCATAGTAGGGGAAGGACGTGCATTCTTGGAACATAGGCGGAATCACCCGGCCTGCTCTACCGATATGACCATCCGTGTCATAACGTTTTCCGAATGTGGACCTGATCCCTGTGTCGATCCACACGTTGCCAGGACCCGTATCAAAGGCCCAAACGTCGCTCTGAGAAGCACCACACG encodes:
- the atpD gene encoding F0F1 ATP synthase subunit beta — protein: MNKGRIVQVIGPVIDVEFGDGHIPAVLNALTVDRTSIETGKAEVLVCEVQQHLGEDRVRAISIDSTDGLVRGMEVVDTGAPISVPVGPGVLGRLINVIGDGIDNKGPIASEKRWSIHRSAPNFATLSTQKEMFETGIKVIDLIEPFTKGGKTGLFGGAGVGKTVIIQELIHNIAKQHGGYSVFAGVGERTREGNDLYLEMTESGVIDKTALVFGQMNEPPGARARVALTALTMAEYFRDEEGRDVLLFVDNIFRFTQAGSEVSALLGRMPSAVGYQPTLATEMGALQERIASTDRGSITSVQAVYVPADDLTDPAPANTFSHLDATTVLSRQIAELGIYPAVDPLDSTSRILDPLIIGELHYNTATRVKKILQTYKDLQDIISILGMDELSDEDKLTVYRARKIQRFFSQPFHVAEQFTGFPGRYVKINDTIAGFKAILDGDVDDVPEGYFSYKGTLDEVLEAYKKSQN
- a CDS encoding thiolase family protein; translation: MTYIVSAARTPIGSLLGSLSDLSAPQLGAIAIKAAVERAKISPDVISEVIMGNVLTGGVGQAPARQATIFSGLPKSVPAMTINKVCGSGLKAVMLGDQAIRCGDAQIVVAGGQESMTNAPHAMLDSRKGVKFGNARMVDLMQWDGLWDVYNQTGMGDAAELCASECNLSRDMQDEYTIESYQRAQEAQKNGWFSDEIVPVTVTGRKGDVIVDTDEEPMKVNFDKLKTLKPAFKKDGTVTAASSSSINDGAAAIVLASEAALTVHDCEPMARIIAQASFAQDPMWFTTSPVEAIKNVVAKAGLKLDDIDLFEINEAFAVVALVAKQQLGIPREKINVQGGAVALGHPIGASGARILTTLLYSLKRQGKKYGLATLCIGGGEASAVVVEMV
- a CDS encoding NADP-dependent isocitrate dehydrogenase; protein product: MKTITLIEGDGIGPEICESVVAVFAAAKVPVTWEKAIAGLEAIEKFGNGVPPETFDSITKNKIALKGPTTTPVGGGHKSVNVTIRKGLELYANVRLAKSMPAVETRFDGVDILIIRENVEDLYAGIEQFQTPNVAQCLKLITRQGSMAVIRYAFEEARKLGRKKVTCVHKANIMKITDGLFLEVFRQVAAEYTDIEANDIIVDNCCMQLVSRPEQFDVLVLPNLYGDIVSDLCAGIVGGLGVAPGGNIGRNCAVFEAVHGSAPDIAGKGLANPTAILLSGVQMLQYMGHIGHAEMIQDALTATLAAGVKTRDLGGSASTKEFTDAVIARLHPNHDVDITPVATVTPAFHAPEVINEEWTLRGADVFVEHRGGLPAMPESVGPFTLRMLSNRGTKVWPGPTPDILLVDQFRCRYMADGSVTRTDVIELLNEVTSKGKMWCHVELLHDASGQARYSKAQGE
- a CDS encoding translocation/assembly module TamB domain-containing protein, with the protein product MTDVPTTSEETAVRRPWWRRAAVFTFRWIYRLTGTAIILAGLIVLIAQTDMARSFMRKQVLDLLNGQLEGKVACDDVHLDIFRGLVLEHPQLYANGTTVLEADRLSVAYDLAALFGRTLAVNRVELIRPRIAVIQSKDSVWNVSRIAKPSADTTTSPPPNLSIRVRGISITEGSVIIDDRTTQRGDGSVFDPLHLSLRAFELRAAVRLALMDRDYTIAINHLSFYDEFIRTIDVREMTMTARITPKSMDLQTLALKLVRTELVLRARIDGHDVLRDGINDSILALHPIVGSIEADRVYGPDVHFVVPDVDILDSYGLKANAVFAGANFNIDDIDLRAGDGHVKGSVHLTALDDPDHLGVDINVHESHARYADVRRRLRFVPLPELTFLGTTTIERVHLRGHPADSLWFEVHGADRPGRVDGEMKLFLATKRLGYEVDMAIKQGDLSVFGDSSVATMLNGRVLLNGRGVTLQDLEGAYQIELDRSIVAHRPVRRARLMLQANGAGELRVDTLFADLTPFRLDSIDEYALTPDDRLVGYSGVIDVADASHPRYNGHLEFSAINLASLLESTSLPTRFTGRVDIDAEGIELDSLIGNVNAEIDEFSLDDRALLPFSVRASITKTGESKKVTIEAPFMSGEVHGTFQPSNLISAFGTAVDNTFDAVKQRIRYFYPSSGYVEHLGSPVKPLEATFNIILRDASPLNVLMDSVTLSASARVRGRIMCSVDSMFLDVDTLDVEDLIIQTDSTRVVSDKVHLSTTTRLADVATSPRLIELTVKGRIDSMLTVNSIRIKKPIIDMSARGDSIRLRGRAEVNEITAGVGLYGQFYADSANLTVDSLHAIVDAARGLEWRSLHASGITLHEGNFRVSDLAVQRQDAEVVVANGRFSLERFENLTVVVQNFNLASIPRFVDLSDGHPVRLVDGMVRELTARINGPWEAPVMDLEIDAIGVRYNGELIGTLATALHHENRDVTGFLTISNPALKTETKTLDLVVKHLPLDLGLRDVKERLVDQRPIDIEMRANKLALATIEPFLPAIERLQGVADGIITVKGTTPDKIDLGGNARFKNASFLSSATNIIYNADGVLHLEGSNLHLDTVIVRNLDRDRKNGIAYAKGLVVFNGLAVESLDFTLRSPGVMVMNKASQARSPKIFGDIIIATGKKPIHFYGKLDAPVLEGDINVLYTDIIFPQERSSTRQRYTAFEYNRATDTNKRFNSVLDQARKERIASDSSLDKSGRHPVADAIENIVKSTTASFVDILRYDLDIYLKGRTLMTMVFGMFEILIADLEQVDQKIPLNFTGRFVDGSTNLRGKVRVKDGTSTYKFYKPFVASGTLDFTSGGMTDPTLDLKAVYKDRRTLESGKTEDFRVEIAITGTKQKPIARWSVYRSDRKQEGDSAKITGDALMLILVGKTQDELTSSGQGNLVGEVNAAFSAAATSALGDLLSGIGGIVQSTQIDIGSGYLAGPPHGFRSALQRCELSPHRSDQRLCREQYHHDLVAVHGPLRRRRHAILHARCIPLSEHHGQHHSISAPLGSKAGCATAVVRVLEC
- a CDS encoding acyl-CoA dehydrogenase, with protein sequence MFTLQLTETHEMIRDTARQFARDEVAPTSIERDKNGVFPTEIVKKLGELGFLGMMVSPEWGGSGLDAFSYVLAMEEISAVDASVGVVMSVNNSLVCWGLETYGSDAQKEKWLRPLATGQVHGAFCLSEPEAGSDATSQHTSAEKVDGGWVLNGTKNWITNGTTAGTYLVMAQTNRELRHRGISCFIIPRDTPGFEPGLKEDKLGIRSSDTCSIGLTNVFVPDEQVLGEVGQGFKIAMESLNGGRIGIAAQALGIAKGSFDAALLYSTQRKAFGKPIADLQAIQLKLADMATRLEASRMLVYRAAYMKDQHQNYIKAAAQAKLMASQTAVYNALEAIQVHGGYGYVREYLVERYLRDAKITEIYEGTSEIQHIVIARELMKEVS
- a CDS encoding anhydro-N-acetylmuramic acid kinase, whose protein sequence is MVIAGIMTGTSVDAIDMAVCEISNKGDRHVVSLRSFVTRPFSDDTRDLIMKALSGRATMEELCDLPFSLAREYAEVVGENTSATPLDAVAIHGQTLWHHPPVSTWQAASGPALAALVSVPVIHDFRSADIALGGQGAPLVPIFDAATLIHPSVHRVALNLGGMANITILPCGASQSDVWAFDTGPGNVWIDTGIRSTFGKRYDTDGHIGRAGRVIPPMFQECTSFPYYAQDPPKSTGRELFSEAEARRLITKYSHPSSPLEDVVTTMTEVTAWSVADHVKRYAPLTTEIIVSGGGSQNSYLLERIGTLVEANGMKVTIAVHEHWDAKEAMAFAYLGWLTLNDQTGNLPRVTGASRAVILGSIAKV